From Toxorhynchites rutilus septentrionalis strain SRP chromosome 2, ASM2978413v1, whole genome shotgun sequence, a single genomic window includes:
- the LOC129765735 gene encoding pickpocket protein 28-like, giving the protein MSDDSEHKVDPPTRIKGNDIDTEQKDEGEDNGPNEVGEGMFRQFLRKSSFYGLRYVFSNEFKLVERLLWFVVIVAAGTICFIGVFLCWKRMGFQLVQIVPNEDPSPIWSVPFPAVTLCAQLNQNIPDDKKVSCLGHTVPLERFCEQACWHNQCDSCKSLLTETQTENGVCYSFNSLAATDLFNRNGVSSENLLSNASKTVENWSLQNGYADYGVFLRYYPRPAVDLSGRYQLRMKLSFNEAFLHPACGDSRSVTVFIHSPADFPFKSSNGVPIEVGERVQLLPKPKVILTQHFLRFRSPQSTKCFFEGQRQLRFFRIYTQSNCELECRTNYFLEHRKCALAYMPRETGTKPCNNSYQSEIIFTKEELIQARTQNFPLSQFFVKTCNCLPSCNEIKYNNEVSKQQLSEGNDSELVIRYGEDHFYGSSRILRYGLIDFLAHSGGLISLFLGISILTIVEMFTSNRIDKRWVRGPGGHRRREQTTSE; this is encoded by the exons ATGTCAGACGACTCGGAACACAAAGTTGATCCTCCCACGCGGATTAAAGGGAACGATATTGATACCGAACAGAAAGACGAAGGCGAGGATAATGGTCCGAATGAAGTCGGCGAAGGTATGTTTCGCCAGTTTCTCCGGAAGTCGTCGTTCTACGGTCTAAGATACGTGTTCAGCAATGAGTTTAAGTTGGTGGAACGCCTTCTCTGGTTTGTGGTTATTGTTGCCGCTGGAACGATTTGTTTCATTGGGGTGTTTCTTTGCTGGAAGAGAATGGGCTTCCAGCTGGTACAGATTGTCCCGAACGAGGATCCATCTCCGATCTGGAGCGTTCCGTTTCCCGCAGTTACGCTTTGTGCACAGTTGAACCAAAATATTCCAGACGATAAGAAAGTGAGTTGCCTCGGACATACGGTACCTTTGGAACGATTTTGTGAGCAAGCTTGTTGGCACAATCAGTGTGACAGTTGCAAGTCGCTGCTGACTGAAACACAAACTGAAAATGGAGTGTGTTACTCGTTCAACAGTTTAGCTGCGACCGATTTGTTCAACAGAAATGG AGTTTCATCGGAGAATCTGTTGTCAAACGCATCTAAAACCGTTGAAAACTGGAGTCTGCAAAATGGTTATGCCGATTACGGAGTGTTTCTGAGATACTACCCGCGGCCAGCAGTCGATTTGTCGGGGAGATACCAGCTGAGAATGAAGCTAAGCTTCAATGAAGCATTCCTACATCCAGCTTGTGGCGATTCTCGATCTGTTACTGTTTTTATACATTCTCCAGCCGATTTCCCGTTCAAAAGTTCCAATGGTGTGCCGATAGAAGTCGGAGAACGTGTGCAGCTTTTACCAAAGCCCAAAGTGATTCTGACACAGCACTTTTTGAGGTTTCGTTCACCACAGAG cacTAAATGCTTCTTCGAAGGACAAAGACAGCTTCGCTTCTTCCGAATCTACACCCAGAGCAATTGTGAACTGGAATGTCGCACGAATTATTTTCTTGAACACCGGAAATGTGCTCTGGCATACATGCCGCGAGAAACCGGAACCAAACCATGCAACAACAGTTACCAGTCGGAAATAATATTCACCAAGGAAGAACTTATCCAAGCAAGAACTCAAAATTTCCCACTATCACAATTCTTCGTGAAAACGTGCAACTGTTTGCCATCCTGTAACGAAATCAAGTACAACAATGAAGTATCGAAACAACAGCTAAGCGAGGGAAACGACTCTGAGCTGGTCATTCGGTATGGGGAGGACCACTTTTATGGCTCCAGCAGAATCCTCCGCTACGGATTGATAGACTTTTTGGCACACAGTGGTGGTTTGATATCGCTATTTTTGGGCATTTCGATACTAACAATCGTGGAAATG TTCACTTCCAATCGAATCGACAAACGCTGGGTCCGGGGTCCCGGTGGCCACCGTCGCAGGGAACAGACAACATCGGAATGA